The genomic segment TTAGAGGGGAATAATTATCTTAACCTTGCACAGGCTGCGAGCAAAACCCTTACCTTTACCGGTGAAGGATCTGCTAGTATTACTGCAGTGGCTCCAGCTCTTTCTGCTTTTGATGCTTCATCCGTGAACGGGAAAATTACAGCTGATCTTACGGATGTAACCCAGAATCGTCTTCAAGACATAAAATTCAGCAAGGGAAATCTTTCACAGGTTGAGGTTAACGCTACATCTCTGAATATAGCTGCCAATATTGAAGGTTCCACTGCCGGGCTGAGCGTGTTGAAAATTAATCATGGTGCTGGTAATCATACCTTGGCACCCGTTATGAAAGATGTAGAAGCTGCTGTTTTTGTAGGAACCGCAGCTAGTGCAAACATTAACTTTGTTGGGGCTGGTGTAACTGGATTAGCGGCTGTTACGATTGCGGGTACTGGTAACAGAACATTTGCTGACATGGTTAATAATGATACGATGACTATAAAAGCTGCAAATAATGCACAGGGAAATGTCGTTTATGATGGCTTTGGCGTTCTGAATGTGCAAACTGTAGCACCGACAATTGCTCTCCCATGCTGTTCATCCAGTAAGCTTGGAGAGATTGCACCTACTAATTCTAATTTAACAGTAAATTCTATCAATGCATCCTTGGTAAATGTTGACATTGTGGCACATAGCCGCTTTGGGGGTGAAGTACAGATTAACTCCCTGGAATCGGATATGGTCACATTGAATGTTGCATCAGCAAAAGCAACGGCTGATATTACAGCAGTAGCTGTACTTGGCACCCCCGCCTTTGTTTCAGGTGAAGAGCTTACAGCCTTTACCGGCACTCTCTCAGCTTCCCATGCCAACAGTGTATTGATTGATGCTGCTGGAGATATTGGCCAGTTTAACTTTACAGATGATAATGTCTTTGAGGGTTTTGGAACTGCCGCTGATGCAGCAGAAATGAACTTTGCCAAAGCGCAACAGCTTTCTGGTAAAGTAGCCAATGCAAATATTAAGCTGATTGCTCCAGATTTGGAAACGATTGATCTTTCGGGTGTTCGTGGTTATGCCCTCATTACGGAAGATTCCAGCCTTGCTTCACTTGAATCCGTTTCAGCTGTTGGCATAACAGGCGTTCTTTCCATCGCAGCGGAAATGGAAAGTCTTGCATCAGCAACCTTTGTTGGCAGTGGTGCTGTGGATCTGACGGGTGCTACCATAGAGGGAACTGACAGTGGATTCCTGAATGGGGCTATTGCAACAGATGGTACTGATGCTGATAGTTTTATAAGCGATATGTCTCTTGGTGATGCAACTGCAGCTGGCTCAGAAGCGCTCAATGTAGATTATGACGCCTCTGCCCTTACCGGCCGCTTTGCGGTTAGTGTTGCAGAGTATAATGGTACTGGTTCAACGGCTTCGGTCACAGGGTCTCGTATCAGTACGAACTTCATCGAAGTTGAAGCAAGGGACACCATTACAGTAAGAGGCGGCAGCAGCTCAGACTACATCGGTATTACGCTGAATGAAGGCGGCACGGCTACCCTGACGGGCGGTGCTGGCAGGGATATCTTTGAAGTTGCGGGAACTAGTGGAGAGAATTCCTATGTTCTGATCGAAGATTTTGTTGCAGGCAGGGATGTGCTTCTTGGTGCTACTGATGATGGATGGCAGGGTGTTACTGCTGGCAGTACTGCAGGTGACGTCGATGCCACTGCGATGAGCAGTATCGCAGATGATATGAATGGATTTGACCGCTTTTCCAATATCACAGCTACCGATATTAAGGTTGTAGCATTTGCTGCTGATGGTAGTAGCACTGCAAATACCGTTGGTGTACTCTACAACAATGATGTCTGGGTGATTGCAGATGGAACTAATAATGAAATGCTGATACAGTTGCAGGGCCTTACAAATTATGAGTTAATTGCGTAGCATAATTTGACTGGATGTAACTTAAGCTCTTTTTGAGTGAATCTTGACTAGAACCCGCCTCGCAAGGGGCGGGTTTTTTTTGGTATTTTATTTTGCGATGACCTGTATTGTAAGGAGGCAAATGATGTCTGACTGGGTGGTCATTAATTATAAACAGCATAAAACGGCAGGATGGAAGAAGCTGACCAACTACCGTTTTGCAGCAGAGCCCGTGGCTCCAGTATCCGTGGCAGAAATATCTCACCTGCTTTCTGAAATGCCCCTTGCTTTTTCCCGGTCGGCCGAAACCGGAGTTTTTCAGCTGGTTGCCGTTCAGGGCTTGAGGCCGGGAGACAATGTTTTTCTGAGCAGTACAGGCCATTGGGCTGGCCAGTACATTCCAGCCTGTTACAGGGCACATCCTTTTATGGTCATGAAGGAAACCAGCAATAATAAGCCGGTTTTGTGCATGGATATCAGCAGTGAGGGAATACAGATACCTGCCGCAGATGATGATGCTGTACGGATTTTTGATTCAGCTGGTGAGCTGACTCCGCCTGTCAGTCGTATTGTCAGTTATCTTAGTGCGCATTACCGTACCATGGAGTTGACCCGCAAGCTGGTTGCACAACTAGACGATCTTCAGCTGATGCAGCACTGGCCTATAGAGTTGACAACTCCGGAAGGCGAGGTGATTCCCGTAGGAGGCCTTTTTCGTATAAATGAGCAGCGTATCCGTGAGCTGACACAGGAAGCCGTGTATGACTTAGCAGTGTCTGGAGCCATGGCCATAATATACGCTCAGCTTTTTTCCCAGTCCCGCTTGAAAAAGCTTGTGAATTTCTACAATCTGCAGGGTGCCGCAGAAAGTGCCATTGAGATTGACAGTATCGATCTGGATGAAATTTTTGGTGAAAATGATGATGATATTATCAAATTTTAGAATTTTTGTTTTTATCCTATGCTTCGGAGCTGATTTATGAAGATGGATTTGTCAGTTGGTGAGCTTAATACACTGGCAATGAAAATGGAAAAGGGTGACGAGCAGGCATTGGTAAAGTTCCGTAAATTTTATCGCCGGCATCCAAGAAATCCCCTTCTCATTGCTGTAAAGGCAAGGTATCTGTTAATTAATAAAAAGGATCCCCACGGAGCTCTGGAGCATTTCAACAGAGCTGCCAACCTTGGTCATCCTCACCCGGATAGTTTTCTTTACGGTCGCATCCGTGCTGCTGTTTCATCCTTAAGCTGGGAGCTTCTCGATAAACTCGTTCCCTGCTATCTGAAGCAGGTGAAAGACGGTGTGCTGCAGCCTTCAGGGCTTTTTCAGCATCTTTCCATGCCCGGCCTGAAAAATTCTGATTATTTAATGCTTGCCAATGCTTTTATTAGTGGTTTTAAGTCAGGCGACATAAGCTCCCTTGCTCCCGGTGATTTTACAAGACTACCTGCCAGAGGCAGAAGGCTTCGTGTCGGATACATGAGCTCTGACTTTAAGGTGCATCCTGTTACCCAGCTACTAGTTCAGGTACTGGAGCACCATGATAAAACCCGGTTTGAAACCATCGCCTATGATCTTGCAGAAGCCCCGGCCTCTCCATGGCGGTCACGCATACTGGCAACCTTTGATGGTGTGGTCCCATGTCGTGATTTAAGTGATATTGAGCTGGCTGAAAGAATCCGGAGTGATGAACTGGATATTCTGGTAGACCTGAACGGTGATACTGCAGGTACAAAAGTATGGCTGTGCCGCCACAGGCTTGCTCCTGTTCAGATGACATGGCTGGGCTTTGGCGCCACTTTAGGTGAAGGTATTGTTGATTATCAGATACAGGATCTTTTTTTTGCTCCGGAGGAAATAGCCAGTGAGGCATTTTCCGAAAAATTAATTTGGCTTCCCCATCACTGGATGCCCGTTGATACCCAGCGTGTTATACCTCCTCCTCCCATACGTCGTGACCTTGGGCTTCCTGAAGACAAGACTGTGTATTGCTGTTTTAACGGGCAGTATAAGATATCAAGAGAATCCTTTGATGCATGGATGTGTATTCTTAAAGAGGTAGAAAACTCCGTATTATGGTTGTATGGGCAAAACAAAAAAAACAATCAGAAGCTCCAGAAAGAAGCTGCAAAGCGCAATATAGACCCTGCCCGTCTGATTTTTTCACCGGGTATACCGCACCTTGACCATTTGAGTCGTTTACAGCAGGCGGATATTGCCTTGGATACATGGCCTTACACGATGGGTACAACCGCTATGGATACACTTTGGGCAAGGGTGCCCCTTGTAACCTTTACGGCAAATGCTTTTTCTAGCAGAGGGCCTGGCAGCAAGCTTCATAACCTGAGACTTGATGAGCTTATTCAGAATTCCGTAGCTAATTATATTGATATGGCAGTTGTTCTGGG from the Desulfobotulus mexicanus genome contains:
- a CDS encoding DUF4214 domain-containing protein, with the protein product MQSAAQGMVETDAAEEFYGDKYDDDAAFVEMLYLNTMNKAPDAEGLDHWVASLEGGASRGEVAAEFIAAIEDNKEIDPVGYATFNNRVAVSDYTADKVPGEDLKVSELDEFVGYVSEVTDDESTVAAAKEKVDADVPDPGVPGETITLTAGKDIILAADAELPDGLTEDDVVRSTDNNDTIKGILDNQPSKNTLDTSDEIDGGAGNNTLQVEMGKNFSGFSGSGFMKNVETVELTNNVSFARNLSFSSKGTEGVTTYVLNPGQGSIALNDVQSAEDLTVKVNDQKSGDLNIVFASGKVSGLEDSMDLAVKNVGSAAQHFCNKADIAQQNVTVKAVGIEHTTVNLEGNNYLNLAQAASKTLTFTGEGSASITAVAPALSAFDASSVNGKITADLTDVTQNRLQDIKFSKGNLSQVEVNATSLNIAANIEGSTAGLSVLKINHGAGNHTLAPVMKDVEAAVFVGTAASANINFVGAGVTGLAAVTIAGTGNRTFADMVNNDTMTIKAANNAQGNVVYDGFGVLNVQTVAPTIALPCCSSSKLGEIAPTNSNLTVNSINASLVNVDIVAHSRFGGEVQINSLESDMVTLNVASAKATADITAVAVLGTPAFVSGEELTAFTGTLSASHANSVLIDAAGDIGQFNFTDDNVFEGFGTAADAAEMNFAKAQQLSGKVANANIKLIAPDLETIDLSGVRGYALITEDSSLASLESVSAVGITGVLSIAAEMESLASATFVGSGAVDLTGATIEGTDSGFLNGAIATDGTDADSFISDMSLGDATAAGSEALNVDYDASALTGRFAVSVAEYNGTGSTASVTGSRISTNFIEVEARDTITVRGGSSSDYIGITLNEGGTATLTGGAGRDIFEVAGTSGENSYVLIEDFVAGRDVLLGATDDGWQGVTAGSTAGDVDATAMSSIADDMNGFDRFSNITATDIKVVAFAADGSSTANTVGVLYNNDVWVIADGTNNEMLIQLQGLTNYELIA
- a CDS encoding SapC family protein, which codes for MMSDWVVINYKQHKTAGWKKLTNYRFAAEPVAPVSVAEISHLLSEMPLAFSRSAETGVFQLVAVQGLRPGDNVFLSSTGHWAGQYIPACYRAHPFMVMKETSNNKPVLCMDISSEGIQIPAADDDAVRIFDSAGELTPPVSRIVSYLSAHYRTMELTRKLVAQLDDLQLMQHWPIELTTPEGEVIPVGGLFRINEQRIRELTQEAVYDLAVSGAMAIIYAQLFSQSRLKKLVNFYNLQGAAESAIEIDSIDLDEIFGENDDDIIKF
- a CDS encoding tetratricopeptide repeat protein; the encoded protein is MKMDLSVGELNTLAMKMEKGDEQALVKFRKFYRRHPRNPLLIAVKARYLLINKKDPHGALEHFNRAANLGHPHPDSFLYGRIRAAVSSLSWELLDKLVPCYLKQVKDGVLQPSGLFQHLSMPGLKNSDYLMLANAFISGFKSGDISSLAPGDFTRLPARGRRLRVGYMSSDFKVHPVTQLLVQVLEHHDKTRFETIAYDLAEAPASPWRSRILATFDGVVPCRDLSDIELAERIRSDELDILVDLNGDTAGTKVWLCRHRLAPVQMTWLGFGATLGEGIVDYQIQDLFFAPEEIASEAFSEKLIWLPHHWMPVDTQRVIPPPPIRRDLGLPEDKTVYCCFNGQYKISRESFDAWMCILKEVENSVLWLYGQNKKNNQKLQKEAAKRNIDPARLIFSPGIPHLDHLSRLQQADIALDTWPYTMGTTAMDTLWARVPLVTFTANAFSSRGPGSKLHNLRLDELIQNSVANYIDMAVVLGKDEDYRTEIRTRLEQALMQSPLFDMELFSRHLEKGYELAFYRYENGLNPDHIKIPDLSYPDQQSSRCSLKEYNKSISTVPSGSGKGELLTESVHVKIERAQSYLRNEKLVLARREFSRVLNQDSLNGEAFYGLGLVAIKEKNFEQALVYLKNATEAEPDNEKFTEQYCLVQNLAQQDTPTFVRWAMERAKSYHRNKKMRQAAQGYVAVLERAPHHAEALHYLGLAEMQAGHVSGMQRIRLSMQLEPHNLKFQENYRYAQTLLQKKDDVN